DNA sequence from the Lycium barbarum isolate Lr01 chromosome 5, ASM1917538v2, whole genome shotgun sequence genome:
CCAGTTGCTACAAATTAGACATGATCTGGTGTGATGTTGTACTTCTCGCAGATATTTTGTCCATTTTCATTCCACCACTTTTCTGCCTCTTCCTCTGAGAAGCTTTTACGGCTGTAGAAAAGCACACGAAACTTCAGCAAGCACACCAAGATATATGTCTCAAGTCGAAGCAAAGTAACAAATATAGCACTAATTAAGATTTATCCTCAACGCATACAACTATGTGCAAGCATGATGCTTTATTTTTCATGTAGTATCCGTTTGATCTGTGATGGCACTTTTTAGCTAGAAGAAAGAATTATTCCATCTAATTTGGTGTCAAATACAGTTTTATGAAATTCAAATTTATAGCAACAGTGTGAAGGGCATGTAATAAACATTCACCCCGTTCATAGTTTATGGAAAGTCTTTCTTCTGTCACAAGGCAAATGAAACTTTTTAGATAGAATGCACATTTTTTGGACAAAGAAACAGTAGTCAACTGACAAGAGGAAAGATATTTATTCTTTTTTACCTCTTTTGACAATTCTGGTGAGTTAATTTCTcaaatggtcactcaactaatagTTACTTCTCATAAAGTCACATCTTTTCTTGATTACAATTTTCTTTAACAAAGAAAGTTACTTTCTGAGATAATAACTATTGGTTAACAGAGCATCTGAGAAGTCAAACCAAATTGTGGTAGAACCTAAAAAATGATACGTGCATGCAAATAAACGATCGTGGTATCAGTTGGCTTGACGAAAACAGACTAGTTGTGTATTATAGGAAGCACGATATAGTGATTAATAGGGCATGCACCTACGGCTATGATGAATACAAAACCGCGAACAGAGAAATTGCAGGCTAATTTTCCAATTCAGAAATCACATATTATTAGCTCTCATTGAAGCTTTTCAACGGAAAGGGTCAACTGCTGATTGGGTAGCTATTTCACTCCCTCAAAAATGAAACAGGTTAAAGGATAAGTACCTGAAACGAACTCGTTTCAGTTCATTGCCTCCATCAGGTAAGGAAATAAGATATAGATACACGCCTGGTTCAACTTGTAACATGCGCTCTGGCTTCTGCACTCTAGACTTCTTGGCTGAGACAGGAATACTAGAACTACCACTGCACTCGGTTAGGGTTGAGGTGGTTATACAACTACCATTAGAAGGACGGCTACAGTCAAACGATGTTTGTTCAACATTAAAATCTAAATTGCTGGTGGAGATCTGCTCTTCTGGAAGCCTTTCAGTCACCTCCTTCAGCTGTAGAAAATTGGATAGTCCATGCCATTAGAATACAGGTCATAGTAATAATGCACATCAGCAAAAATCTGCTCCCCCAATTTCACATTTTATTGAGTATCATTCACGGGTATTATCAACGAAGGGCATATTTGCTCAATTTCACATACTTTAAGTACATATTTGGCTCTTTTTCGCTTATTAATCTGCTAATTAGGTTAATCGGGGGATCTAGTTAACATAAGGGCATATTTGGACCAACTATTGAATGGTGAGAGCACATGTGAGCTAAATTATTAACAAAGGACATACTTGCTCAATTTCGAATACTTTAAGAGCATATTGGGACCTTTTCAAGTAAAAATACTATAGCTTTTCCGATAAACTGAGGCAAATTGAACTTACAAAATCAAAGAGAATTGTAATTGAGTGACAAGACTAGAAGACTTTCTTTTCCAGATGTAATTTCTTCTTGTTGGAGTTCTCCATTTTTTAGTCTTCTCAACTATCATTAAATTACTTTCCTCTGAGAGTGGAGaagagatgattttttttttccccaaCTAAATCACCTTAGAGCAATTTGTACTAGTTACTCATGAGCTAGTTAAGCTTATAAAGAAGGTGATTCATTTTATGTAGCGAGTATATCCAATGACTAGAAAATCTGAGATATTAACTAAATAACAAAAACTCAGAAGACATACTCTGTACGTCCGCTTTCTGAGAACTCAAATAGCTAACCAATGAATAATGAGAATCTTACAGGTCATGCATATGTCATGGAAATTTATGTCACAGCAAAAATCAATGAACAGAATATACTGTCGAATGAATAACGTATGCACTGCAATTTTCATACTACTAGATTGAGTTCCCCATGTTGGAACTAGCTTCAGTAAATGCTAATAGAAAATGAATTAATGCAAATGATGAGCGAATAGATACAAACATTTTCCCAGAGCAAGCAAAGTTTGATTTGGGCGTATGAGAATAATATAAGGCTATAAAAACTTGATTTAACTGAAGAAAGCAAAAATGGTTACAAAATCTTTATTTGCAACTATGCTAAAGTTGGAGATTACACGTCTAAATATAAAGAGAATCTAACCTGGGCAGTCAGAGACTTGATTACGTGTTTTGCAGCTCTTCTTTTCTCTGCTTCAATAGCTGCTTTTGCAGTAGCATCCTTTAGCTGCTTTGTCTTTCTCTCAAGTTCAGCTTCTAGAAGTTGAGATTTGCTTGCAAGCTCTTCCAACTACAAATATTTTTGAGTCTAGCTTAGCAGTGTGAAACTCTTTTTATCACTTTACTTAATTGCTCACAGAGGTTTGCTTCGAGAATATATAAACTATTGTGGATATTACTCGGGATCTACTCTTTAAACACTATTTAAAGGTAAACCAGAAATGAGAAACAGCATTAGTCCTTTTTGACGCATAAAATCAGCATGTAGTTTCTTGAAGCCTAGttatctcaataacacaacttgGATATACAGAAGAGGAATAACTGATGGTTATACAGAGAAGGAAGAGATTTTAGGAGGCAGAACAAAAAGAGACCTTTCTTTCCTAAGAAGAGCTTAATTCAATACTACAGCACTGTAGAAACCGTATAACATGGTGGAAATATAGTGGCAAATGGATAATGAATAATTCTATTGCAGCATCAGTTTCTCGAGAATGGCATATGAGATGGAAAAAGGCAAACATATATTAGAGAAAATTGGTTGAAAGTTAGACACACTTCAAACTCAGTGAACTGAGATTGGAAGAATTGTTAAGTTAAAATAAGGACTGTAATGACTGAGTAACTTAACACAAATTCTAGATAGAAGTCAAACAAAAATATTAATCATTTAGCAACTGGCTGTTTGTTTTAGCACCTCATGAACTTAAAGGCAAAAACACTTACTAGCAGAGTGATTAATAATATTGATATTCAAACAAGGAACACAGATTTATTATTGGCAAGAAGCCATAAAGAGATATAGAGTTGAGAAAACACAAGCAATAGGATTTAGCATGAAGAAACTGGAAAATCATTTCACTGCATAAAAATAACTCACCCGTGCCTTTAGTTGTTTGACCTCCTGGCTTAAGCTATCACTAACAGGCTTCGAATTATCTACAACTACTTCAGTGGTACGAACAGGAGGATATGGAGGTGGTATTGCAGGCCACAAAGGAGATGTCGACTGAGAGACAACTCTAGTACTTGGAAGAGAGGTTGAGAAGAGACTTTTTGAAACTCGAAATGGACTTATCGGTGATTTGGGTAAGGAAAAGCTTTCCCTTGGAGCATtttcattttgaaaagaaaatgcACGGTTCTCATATTGATCAACCCTGGAAGTTCTTCCCTGAGCACGGTTGAATGAGTCAGAAGATGAGAGTCTGGATGTATGACCTAGTAATTTATCTGTCTGCTCATTTGCCTTATAAAGTGCATTTCCTGTTTTGACTTTTGGAACTCGAGACAAACATTCTGATTCTATTGTCTTCTGTAACTTGTCAAAACAATCATCACAGACACGATATGGCTTGTTTGTGCTTGGGGCTAATGATGCTTTAAGTGATTTTTGGCTGCTGCATGCTTTGCAAAAGACAAACCCACAATTGTAACAATTGTGACGTTTCCTTCTGAAATTGAAAGGGATACGACATCCAAAACATACAGAATTATCAGCACTTAATGCCCAATTGTGAACACAAATAGCAGCACTAAAATTTGAGCCACACACTATTCTCTTTACTTGTTTATCCCTCAAAACATCTACTAAGGTAGGCACACACTTATCCTCACAGCCTCCATGACCAAGTTGTCCGTTTTCACCCTTTCCCCATGTATAAACTTCGCTTTTCGAAGTCAAAACTGCAACATGATGTGAACCACAAGAAATTTCCTCCACAGTACTGTCAGCGATATTACCTTCTACACAAATTGGAGACATTCCGTTAGCTAGAGGGCAACCAAGTTGGCCATAAACAGTACTACCCATTGTATATACTCGGCCTGAAGTTGTCAAAGCAACCGTCATGGCATAGCCACAGGCTACCTGACTGAAACTTTTGTCAACCAATGCTGCTACACTCTCGGGAGTTAGTCTCGGTTTATTATCACCATGTCCTAATCGCCCTTTATCTCCATCCCCCCAGGTGAATAGTGTTCCAAACGGAGCATCAGATGGTCCAGAATCCAATCCACAAACTAGTTCAACAATAGCAGCAGTGTGCCAAACACCACAAGCAACTTTGAGTGTCCTCAATCCATTGAAAGTTTCCACCTCTCTCGGAGTAATAGATCCAGAACGATCTCCATGACCTAACGTCCCAAAAGTTCCATCTCCAAATGTAAACAAGCGGCCGGCAGATGTTATGAGAGCTGTATGCCAAGGCCCACAGGAAATCTGAGACACTCTTAAACCTTCCATGAGGCCACGTACTTTCTTTGGGATCCAGTGACTGACTTCGCTTCTGTGTCCAAGCAAGCCCGAACTTTTAGCACCGTCACCCCAAGTGTATAGATCCCCAGAGGATGTAACAGCACATGAATGATATTCCCCACATGCAATCACCTCAACATTCATTCCTCTGAGATTGCTAATGAGTTTGGGATGTGAAACGTCAGTTTCGCCCCCATGCCCCAGCCTGCCCCCTGCTTCTTCACCCCAGCTGAATACCTCTCCTTGTTTTGTGACTAACATAGCATGCCTATTACCACACACAATATTCTGAACATCAAGTACCACGCTTGACTCTAGTGACCTGGGAATATAAGATGGTTTTCCAATTCTGTGCTTGCCGCCACTTAATAGGCCATTGCCAGTGCCTTCTCCCCAAATGAAGACATCTCCTAGGCCATCAAAGTCTTCAAGGCAAGAACCTTGGCTGGATGAACTTACAGCACTAGATAAACTAACTCGAAATGTATCAGCTGTTGAACTTCGAGCATTAGAGTTGTCAACCGCTCCAGCAGACAACGAGCTAAGATTAAAGGCAACTGTTTCAGCAAGCGTAGGACCCTTGCCAGTTGCAGTGTATGAAACAATGTCAGCATAGGCTTTTCCAAGCCTGCTCGGAGGTAGACTCTCGTTTCTCTGATTGTCTCCTTGATCCTGAGGCAAAAAGATAAGTTATACAACGTTCATGAATCAGTTGGAGAGGAGAGAAAGGATGAAACACATATCTGAAGGGGGTTGATTTCTCAGATGGTCTctcaactaatagttattatctcagaAAGTTACCTTTCTTCTTGATACCAATTTCCTTCAACAAAGAAAGTGGCTTTCTGAGATATAActattagttgagtgaccataTGAGAAGTCAACTCCAACTGAAGGTACAACAGAATGCCAACATACAGTAGATGAAGTTGATGTGGTATGTGGACTATCAGAAGACACAGTTTCACTTCTTGTGTCATTTTTTCCTTTGCGAGAGCGTCCCCGCGTAATTATTGCCTTCAGCCCAGTAATCCAAACCTCAGCTTCATCTTTGTCTTTACAGATCTACACAGAattatcattagagttctagaattttttttaaagactCGTGAAAATCAAAATGTCATTTTTCACGACCGGAAAAGAACACTTATTTTCATTGAGAAGAAAAATCAGAAACCTACCAAGTCCAAAGATCTGTCGTTCCAGATGAGAGAAAATGATTGATACTCCTTTTCAGGTCGAGGATACCGCTGGAATATTGCCTGAGGAGGAGAAAATTATCGCTGATTTAGTCAGCCACTTGAAACTAATAAAGGCCCAGCACAAGAGGAAGGGGAATATATAACCACacagaaaaaaaaatctaaatttgACAAGTAAGATTAGCAATGCCCTTGTGAGGTCCTTTATCAGGGAAGAAAGTTGACGGAATACTGAAACTCACAGTTCTCTGTCCAGGAATGATCCTTGAAACATGACACAGTTCAAGCTGTTTTTCTTCTTTGTCGTGGTACCATATCAATGCAGATTCGTCCTGAAACATATAAAAGAAAGCCCGTAGTGAAACAGTATAAAAACAACTTGTAATAAGGTTTTACAAGCAATCAAGGAAACATTAGTACTTAATGAAAGGGATATTCAACATTAAGTTTAGTTCTTGAATTTTTCCTGGCCCTAGGATCTCAATCAATTTGTAATCTTGTCACATACTGATTGTTTGTTCTCCAGGATGGCATTGATGATCATGTAATATATTAAGAAGAAATCCTCTATATTGCAAAATGGTTAGAGGATGAAACAAAAACCGAATCGTGTGAACAAAGGTGAAACAGCACGTGAGAAGATGTAATACTTCTTAAGTCCCAACTTAATCTTTCAATAAAGATCAATAAAACTAGATGTTAAATTCATTACGCAAATAATAAGGGAGTCCTGAACATCAaacaacttctaatctttgacaaAATGttcaaataaggatgaaaccaGAAAATGCAAATGTGGTGGCACTCCTAAACTTTTGTAGTATCCAACAGATGTCACTAAATCATTCTCAACGAGAATGTTGTCTATCTATTTTTAACCAGAGTGGCAAGGCATAGCAATAAACCTTGATATCAAGATTTTGAGAGAACAAGGATTTGAAAGCATATTTTGAAAATGAGATAACTAAAGAACTCACATTAGAAAGGCGAAAAGGACAGAACTTGGGTTTTCCTCTGCGCCCATACTTCAGCAGATTTGCTCCTTTCTTAAGTGCTGCAATGGCCTTCAAAATGAAACAaagccaagaaaaaaaaaataacaagcaGAAATCGATTAAGCTTAATAACTACATACAGGGAAATAATACATCATTTTGCATTCCCTAAATCTAGAACCTCATAATTACTCTACAGtacaatcaaacctctctataacaaccatcctttataacaacatttcactataacggccaAGTTTTCTTTGAATCCGATTTTTTACATCATGTTACATCATATGTTCTCTATAATAATATCTCATTATAACAACCAAAAAATATCCGAACAAACgacgttgttatagagaggtttgactgcaGTTTGGCAAATttaaaaaaaggaaggaaaataAGTACCTGATCAATGTCCCTATCAGCAAGACTAGACCTTTGGAAATCAGCCATTCAAGTGGTAATACTATTAGGTGAAAACCCCCAACTGTTGAACCAAAACCCATCTGAAAAACCACAGGGAAAAGTCTCCCCCCTACTAGTATACCCCATATACAACCAATCCCCTCAGCTACAAATATAACACCCAATTCCTTCATCTATCCCATTATACAACTCAAAAtttcttaacaaaacattttctTGTTCAAAATGCACATAAAAACCAATCAACATTCAACTCCCCAGCAGCTCAAATCAGTCATTCACTCCTACAATAACATGAAATCCCAAATATGTCACCATTTTGAACATTCAAAAAATTCCAAAAATCTTCAGAAAAATTTCAATAAATCCAAGAAATGTAGATAATTTAATCCTACAACAAAAGGGTCGTATTATACCTTCTTTTTCTTGCAATTCTGATGAGCCAAAAAAGTCTTTTGGGAGCTCAAACCAATATCGCAAGAAATGGATACAAACATGCAAAAAATGAATGTATTTGAGAATGAAGAAAGAAAAATGCTTTCTTGAAATTGAAACCTTTGTTGTTTCAATCTTGAAATAAAAAAAAGGGGTTTAAAAGTAATAATAATATCAAAATTTTTAAGGAAAAGAGTTCCTTCGTGCGTGCCTCAAcgttattttggttgttgtctGTACCTATGATCTATGTTTTATAGTATTACTTTATTTATTGTTATTCCTGTTTTCTGGTAATTTTCAATCTATGTCAGCAACCCGACAAAGTTGTACCAACTTGGTACTCGATGATTGTGATGTTTGGTTTTGTCTTTTTGACAAATAAGGACAAAAAGTATAGGTATTTATATATTTGAGACTCTATTAGTCAAAAAAGAGAATTCTAATACATTACTTTAAAATTAAATATCTTCCTTTAATCAAATCATCTTTGCTTCTTcgtcaaaaagaaaaagaaaaagaaactaaaCGCCCTTTTTGTTTCTTTTCTAGAAAAAAATATATCTGATTATGTCCCAAGattctttatttttcaaatattatCGTTTTAAATAGGGAATATGGAATTCTTATATTAATTCCCATTCTAAATTGAAATATATTTTCTAATAAGTTCATCATAAGTCTTAGTAAGTATTTCTTATGTACTTTGTATTGTTGTACTAATAATTAAGTCAAGTTGCGGAATCAGAATTATGACAAGGTTAtttttaaaaagggaaaagggtcaaatacaCCCATCTACTTTAGTTTAATggttaaatatacccttcattagtcaaagtagataaacattttttttggtaaataaagtaATTTTATTACCAAAGTGCAGCGTTTACAGCTCAAGACATCAACAAAATAGACGAGAATCAGAAAACTCTGGGATCTGGACATCTTCCCAGTCCCAGTTGCATCGCCTAGTCTTAAAACATATTGTTGGTCCATCTATCTGCCACGGTCTTACCCGGTAGTAGCTCACAAGTCCCTTACTGTTTAGTACCTCCTTTCATCATGGATAGAAATTTAGTTTGTCTAGCTTTTTCGCTAGCTTCGACTTCATCCTACCTCGCGCGCAAATCTGTTGAATTATCCCTCTCACTAGCTGCTCAGCAGGTCTTCTCTTGGACTGAAAGATGCACTGGTTCCTCTCGTGCCATACTTGATACACGCACCCAGTCAGCGCCATTTTGTAAATTTCCTCCCCCGGTCTTCTGCCCTTAATATGACTACATGCCCAAGTCAATTCATGGTTCCAGGTCATTGCTTATCTATGAATTCCTTGCCATACCAGCAGTTTGTTCCATACGCCTGCAGCATAAGCACATTCAAAAAATAGATGGTTGATGGATTCATCATTTCCATCGCACAGTGGACATACTACGTCATTTGTCATGCCTCATTTCTTTAGTCTGTCCCTAGTGGCCATGGGCAGCGAGATTGAAAATAAATAGCCATCTAGGAAGTCCTTCATTGTGACAGAATATTCTCCACCAGTGCACTCTTGGAGCTTCACCCTTCAACTTTTGATACATTGCTTTAATAGAATAGTACGGCATAGCAATGAATTCATCTGGCCTTATACCCACTGCTTCTATATATTTTTTTGCCTTAAGAATTTTCCTTATCATCCATGAGGCCTGTTTTACTTCCTTCTCCCACAGATTCTTATGTTTCCCATAGTATGTGTGCACCCATTGAACCCAAAGCTTATCCTTCTTGCTGTGTAGGTTCCATAGTAGCTTGGTTATGGATGCTCTATTCCATATTGTAATGTCAAGAACATTCCATCCCCGGCTTCTTTAGGGCCGCATATTTTGTCCCAAGCTAGTAGAGCCTTTTTTGATACATCTATACCCCATGTCCACAAAAAGGTTCTGCAGATTGCTTCAATCATTTTTATCACTTTCTTAGGCAGCACGAACAGCTGGGACCAAAAGACTTGTATAGAGATGAGGACACTCTTTAGCAGTTGCATTCTACCAGTGTAAGACAGAAACTTGGTAGTCCAAGAGGTAATTCTTCCCAACATCTTTTCAAGTAGGGGCTGGTATTGGACTACAAATATTCTTTTAGCGCAAAGAGGGACTCCGAGATACTTTATTGGTAATTCACCCTTAGGGATACCCAAGAAGCACAGTATTCTCCTTTGTTCTTCATTAGGAACACCACCAAAATATATGGAGCTCTTGTCTTTATTTGCAATAAGCCCAGAGACGCTTGAAAACTCCTGGAATATTGTACATCAACTGCACAGACCCCAAATCTCCCCTTGAGAATAGTAATAGATCATTCGCGAAACCCAGTTGTATTATTTGCATCTTTTCACATCTCGGGTGGTAATTGAAGTTTTGGATGTGTTGTAGTTGCCTCAAGTTTCTGCTCAAATAGTCCATTGCAATGACAAACAGAAAGAGGGATAATGGATTTCCTTGCCTTAGGCCTTTCTTTGCTGGGAAAGGAGCACTGGGAGTACCATTGATAATTATAGAATATGACACTGTGGTAACACATGTCATTATCCATCTGATGAAACTAGCAGGAAAATTCATACCATTTAGCACCTGCTCCAAGAAACTCCATTCTACCGAGTCATATGCTTTTTGCATATCTAGTTTAATCATACATCTTGGTGATAGCCCCTTTCTTCCCTAGCCTTTAACCAGTTCCTGACTCATGATTATATTATCGGATATCAATCTCCCAGGTACAAAGGCTGCTTGACATTTGTCTATCAACCCATCCATTACCTCCTGTAATCTGCTAGTAAGTATTTTGGATATTATTTTGTAAAGTACTGTGCAGCAAGATATTGGCCTGTATTCCTTGATGGTCAGAGGATTCTTCACTTTGGGTATTAGAGTGACAGAGGTACAGTTGATAGCTCTGTACATCACTGATGTGCTGAAAAATTCTTTGACGGCTTGATTGATATCCCCTCCCGTTATAGACCATGTCCTTTTGAAGAATAGAGAATTATATCCATCACAGCCAGGTGCTTTAGAGCATTCTATGTTGTTCATTGCTTGATGTATCTCATCACTGGTGACAGGCCTGATAAGTTGTAGTTGTTGAGCTCTATTCAACATAGGACCATTCTTCATGATATCGGGCCTTATAGCATGTATTTGATTGTTTGCAGCCCCAAGAAGACCCTTGTAGAAACTCAGTATTTCATCTTCTATCCCCCGGGCATCTTGTATTATATCTCCTGCGGCATTCTTTAGAGATTTTATACTATTCTGTGCATATCTGTTCTTCATACACGCATGGAAGTATGTTGTATTGGTATCCCCCATTTTAAGCCACTGGCATCTTGATTTCTGCATAAATATACTTTCCTCTACATTGCTCTATTTCTCTAGTTGGATTTTTAGATCCTTTTCAATATCAAACAGGCTCGTATCATGTGTCACACTCCTCATTTGCTCCTGCGTGTCTTGCAGCATTGCTCTCACTTCATTCACCTTTGCACTTACTTTGTAAGAGTCAGTCCCTGCGAGTTTTTTCAAGCTCCGCTTTCATCATTTTCAACTTTTGCCAAACCTTTTGCATACCAGTACTTGCCATCGGCTTTGCCCAAATTTTCTGAACTGTCACCTGGAACTCAGGAAAATCAGCCACATAGTTGAAGAATATGAAAGGTTTGGGACCGCCATCTGTACAATTATTAAACTGAATTCCAAGGGGCGTGTGATCAGAGAATAGTGGGTCCATTACCATGACTTCCAGCTGCTTCATAGTATTCATCCATGCTGCATTGACAAGGGCCCTATctattttgctatgtatatgagaATTATTCCATG
Encoded proteins:
- the LOC132641543 gene encoding PH, RCC1 and FYVE domains-containing protein 1-like → MADFQRSSLADRDIDQAIAALKKGANLLKYGRRGKPKFCPFRLSNDESALIWYHDKEEKQLELCHVSRIIPGQRTAIFQRYPRPEKEYQSFSLIWNDRSLDLICKDKDEAEVWITGLKAIITRGRSRKGKNDTRSETVSSDSPHTTSTSSTDQGDNQRNESLPPSRLGKAYADIVSYTATGKGPTLAETVAFNLSSLSAGAVDNSNARSSTADTFRVSLSSAVSSSSQGSCLEDFDGLGDVFIWGEGTGNGLLSGGKHRIGKPSYIPRSLESSVVLDVQNIVCGNRHAMLVTKQGEVFSWGEEAGGRLGHGGETDVSHPKLISNLRGMNVEVIACGEYHSCAVTSSGDLYTWGDGAKSSGLLGHRSEVSHWIPKKVRGLMEGLRVSQISCGPWHTALITSAGRLFTFGDGTFGTLGHGDRSGSITPREVETFNGLRTLKVACGVWHTAAIVELVCGLDSGPSDAPFGTLFTWGDGDKGRLGHGDNKPRLTPESVAALVDKSFSQVACGYAMTVALTTSGRVYTMGSTVYGQLGCPLANGMSPICVEGNIADSTVEEISCGSHHVAVLTSKSEVYTWGKGENGQLGHGGCEDKCVPTLVDVLRDKQVKRIVCGSNFSAAICVHNWALSADNSVCFGCRIPFNFRRKRHNCYNCGFVFCKACSSQKSLKASLAPSTNKPYRVCDDCFDKLQKTIESECLSRVPKVKTGNALYKANEQTDKLLGHTSRLSSSDSFNRAQGRTSRVDQYENRAFSFQNENAPRESFSLPKSPISPFRVSKSLFSTSLPSTRVVSQSTSPLWPAIPPPYPPVRTTEVVVDNSKPVSDSLSQEVKQLKARLEELASKSQLLEAELERKTKQLKDATAKAAIEAEKRRAAKHVIKSLTAQLKEVTERLPEEQISTSNLDFNVEQTSFDCSRPSNGSCITTSTLTECSGSSSIPVSAKKSRVQKPERMLQVEPGVYLYLISLPDGGNELKRVRFSRKSFSEEEAEKWWNENGQNICEKYNITPDHV
- the LOC132639795 gene encoding uncharacterized protein LOC132639795, with translation MGDTNTTYFHACMKNRYAQNSIKSLKNAAGDIIQDARGIEDEILSFYKGLLGAANNQIHAIRPDIMKNGPMLNRAQQLQLIRPVTSDEIHQAMNNIECSKAPGCDGYNSLFFKRTWSITGGDINQAVKEFFSTSVMYRAINCTSVTLIPKVKNPLTIKEYRPISCCTVLYKIISKILTSRLQEVMDGLIDKCQAAFVPGRLISDNIIMSQELFHQMDNDMCYHSVIFYNYQWYSQCSFPSKERPKARKSIIPLSVCHCNGLFEQKLEEFSSVSGLIANKDKSSIYFGGVPNEEQRRILCFLGIPKGELPIKYLGVPLCAKRIFVVQYQPLLEKMLGRITSWTTKFLSYTGRMQLLKSVLISIQVFWSQLFVLPKKVIKMIEAICRTFLWTWGIDVSKKALLAWDKICGPKEAGDGMFLTLQYGIEHP